TTCAGTAGTTAAGCCACAAGATTCTTAAAACAGTAACTGATAGTTCTGTCTATTTACATACTTAAGGATGGACAACTACCAGTGCTTCCATTATCTGTTTATGGAGCAATTGCAATGGCACATAGTGATATCTCTGAGGAAGATTCATCCCCATTCCAGTTTTTCTTTTATCTCTATGACAAGAGAAATGTAAGTGATAAAATATTATCTGCTGATCGGATAGTGTAAATTTCTATGTTGTAACAAAATTGGATAAATCTTGATCTTACAGGCTGGCCTAGGAGGGTTGTCTTTTGATGaaggtcaattttctgttttggggTATGtcactagtgtttgttgaacctTCTATTCGTAGATTTTCATCTCTCTGGAGTCGAAGGACATCATTCCATTCTTACACATTAGCATTGTCATTGAACAGGTACACAACCGTCGGAAGAGATGTACTTCCGCAGATAAAAACAGGTGATATAATACGGTCGGCTAAGTTAGTGGAAGGCCAGGATCGCCTCATATTACCGACTGAGTACTAATTTCCTTCAGAGACAATCTGGGTATCTAGTCCATTCTTTCATTTATATAAAAGTCTCAATGGCGTAAACTTGATTTTACTCATGTTTTTGCACTTTCTATCTTGTAATATATCATATGAATATTTATGGCAAGGAAAAGAATAAATTGTTACCTGAGAGGTTTTAAAAAAAATCGATCACCTTCTGCAGGCATTTCAGCTAACAATGCTTCTCAAAAAGGATATTCAGATAACTTCTAAATGCACTCATTAGAGTAACTAGATCAAGCAGATAAATACACAAGGCAATAGCAATTATTCTAAGACGAACAATTCGAATTGAATTGTAAGCAACTGTACTACAATGCCATTCTAAACAAGAGGGAATCAGAGAAGTGTGTAGTTTTCAACCTCATGAACACCTCTCATTTAACCATGAGACAATATCTTGCCGAATGATTTCAATATTCTCATCAGTCTCTCCATACATTAGCGAATGCATTATACCATCATAAATCTTCAAACTTTTATCCTCGCTTTTAGCTTCTTCGTAAAGAGCTCGACTCACTTCCGGATCAGTAACAACATCAGCACTTCCATGTAATACAATAAACGGGAGACTCACCTCTGATAATTTGGCGCTCAAATAGTCGGTAACCTGCAAAAGCTCGAGTACGGTACCTAATCTTGGTTTCCCCCTGTATCTCATTGGATTCATACCTCCGACAATCTTTTTCTTCTCAATTCTAATAGATTTATCTAACAGATCTGCAGTAGGAACAATTGCTAACGTCGGCATGAATTTTGCAACAAAAGTAAGTATTTCAGGAACTGGCCATTTAGGTTtgacatcatcagaaattttacaCATTGGAGCAACTAAAATTGCACCATTAAATCCCTTCGGATCCTTGAAATGAACTAATAGACAAATAGCTCCACCCATTGATTCTCCATAGAGAAATGAAggtaatccttgaaattcagaTTTCTGTTTAATTGaattgaagaaagaaaaacaatcaTCAACAACTAGGTCAACATTTGGTACAAAAGCTTTTAGACCTTGAGATTGACCATGACCTTCAATATCCAAGGCAAAACAGGCAAAACCCATTTGAGCCAGGAAGATTGTAGTATACTGTAGAGTCCAACTGATGTCGTTGCCATAACCATGGACTATACAGATGAGACCACGTGGTGGAGAAGAAATAGGAAGCCACGATCGAGTGAACAGAGATATTCCTCTTGGAGATACATAAAAGGATTTTGAGGCTTTTATGTTTTGGGATTTGTAGtattcttcttctgattctggtGAATTTCCCCAAAAATGGAGGTAATTTGATGTATCCACCATTTTTGGGAAACCTAAAAAAGTGATCGTCTTTGTGAATTTCGCCGAAAGACTAGAGTAAAGACTGGGTCTGGAACCATATATGTGGTTAGAGTTGTGACAGGTCACAGGATacaagttttatttttatttttattttggggaATAACAATTCGACGACTCTTGTCCTGAACGCTTGTCGATTTGTTGACTCTTGCTTCAAAGACTTTGTCAATGGCACTTGACCAAAGAAACCGTAAACTTATATGGCGGGTCTCATGGAGCTTCCCAGTCCCTTCCCACTCCCATAAACCTTCCACGGACGCTCCATTTTTTGAGCAGTGCCAGTGTCCGCGTCCGACCCGCGTTGGACACGGGATGTGCGTGGGACGCTGACACAACGCGAGTCCAACGTGCTAATTTGCTTGTCCTGCACGCGTCTGGTTTGGACGCATCGATAACTCTGGTTTGAcgcgttttttttttcatttccagttaaactttttcctttatttttactattattaactaaatgaaaaaagacaaacatttagatctttattagggttttgttatTGGAAATGACATCACGTATACCCTAAGTTGGGCATATGTTAatctaagaatgcattttgattgtgtCATGTGTTCAATAGTAATTGATTGTTTGACCTTCGgcgtgtataaacaaacgatatcttcttttcttttgaacgtTATACAC
This is a stretch of genomic DNA from Papaver somniferum cultivar HN1 chromosome 1, ASM357369v1, whole genome shotgun sequence. It encodes these proteins:
- the LOC113306049 gene encoding caffeoylshikimate esterase-like, giving the protein MVDTSNYLHFWGNSPESEEEYYKSQNIKASKSFYVSPRGISLFTRSWLPISSPPRGLICIVHGYGNDISWTLQYTTIFLAQMGFACFALDIEGHGQSQGLKAFVPNVDLVVDDCFSFFNSIKQKSEFQGLPSFLYGESMGGAICLLVHFKDPKGFNGAILVAPMCKISDDVKPKWPVPEILTFVAKFMPTLAIVPTADLLDKSIRIEKKKIVGGMNPMRYRGKPRLGTVLELLQVTDYLSAKLSEVSLPFIVLHGSADVVTDPEVSRALYEEAKSEDKSLKIYDGIMHSLMYGETDENIEIIRQDIVSWLNERCS